The Cloacibacillus sp. An23 genome includes a window with the following:
- a CDS encoding HDIG domain-containing metalloprotein gives MTDGEEKKSSLLPDALRDILGRFSYKPENRQYIIFRAILLCVAALLVGFNWYLFERKENYQIGLPAQKTYFALTSSRYEDKAATLELRQRATSRIIAVMVQDEKIASEVTRRLSLMKEGKMSELFNAPLLNIYNKQSAASQKAISEAVSSIGPKLLNESIDRDQQTSLIWKYLKQTSLTQSERNVAFQMLDVIMNPSLQPDNEMLMKLKDDVAAQIPAVIKEIRPGSVLVQKGEVVTPSAARLLASQGYPDAAFPWRHLIFVLGAIVVWSFWPVWIEGGLKEKLSMREWIYVAVVLSVVWTLEVAFARLGGYSMAVLGLTGWLCLTMPVSLSFHVIFGGGVISVILAYGTNPGIVCLGCILSAFAGGVGRIMFLNPPNHRITIWRNLFLLGIALGVVSVCVYWGLDLYVDRNLAFGTALYSAVWATIVVALLPLWENIFDVISPLRLLELSHPSQPLIKRLQMEAPGTYNHVLMVGTLAEAAADKLHMNGLYVKAGAYYHDIGKLKNPQYFVENQRPGKNIHDSLPPELSAKVLISHVKDGLDIAAQTNLPKALRPFIREHHGTTIQKYFYEKAKALGEDVKEEDFRYPGPRPQTRETALVMLADSVEAAVKARNKPFEDDAELVKFIKQVIQSKIDGGQMDDADFTLREIAIIEGAFLDVFRSTYHSREVKDINQIIKEARLKRGDAAPAGEKEDKKGENDDTLR, from the coding sequence ATGACAGACGGAGAAGAGAAGAAAAGCAGCCTGCTGCCGGACGCCCTTAGGGATATCCTCGGCAGGTTTTCGTACAAGCCCGAGAACAGGCAGTATATCATATTCCGGGCTATACTCCTTTGCGTAGCCGCGCTTCTCGTCGGCTTCAACTGGTATCTGTTCGAACGCAAGGAGAACTATCAGATAGGGCTCCCCGCCCAGAAGACGTACTTCGCGCTCACATCGTCGCGCTACGAGGACAAGGCCGCGACGCTCGAGCTGCGACAGCGCGCCACCTCGCGCATAATCGCCGTCATGGTGCAGGACGAGAAAATAGCCTCTGAGGTGACGCGCCGCCTCTCGCTCATGAAGGAAGGAAAGATGAGCGAGCTCTTCAACGCGCCGCTGCTCAACATCTACAACAAGCAGAGCGCCGCGTCGCAGAAGGCTATAAGCGAGGCGGTCTCATCCATTGGGCCGAAGCTGCTGAACGAGTCCATCGACCGCGACCAGCAGACGTCGCTGATTTGGAAATATCTCAAACAGACGTCGCTGACTCAGTCGGAGCGCAACGTGGCGTTTCAGATGCTTGACGTTATCATGAACCCGTCGCTGCAGCCCGACAACGAGATGCTGATGAAGCTCAAGGACGACGTCGCGGCGCAGATCCCGGCGGTAATAAAGGAGATACGTCCCGGCTCCGTGCTCGTGCAGAAAGGCGAAGTCGTCACGCCGTCGGCGGCGAGGCTGCTGGCCTCGCAGGGCTACCCCGACGCGGCGTTCCCGTGGCGTCATCTGATATTCGTGCTCGGCGCGATAGTCGTGTGGAGCTTCTGGCCAGTCTGGATAGAGGGCGGCCTCAAAGAAAAGCTCTCGATGCGCGAATGGATATACGTCGCAGTGGTGCTCTCGGTCGTATGGACGCTTGAGGTCGCTTTCGCGCGCCTCGGCGGCTACTCTATGGCGGTGCTCGGCCTCACAGGCTGGCTCTGTCTGACCATGCCGGTATCCCTCTCGTTCCACGTGATATTCGGCGGCGGAGTCATCAGCGTTATCCTCGCGTACGGAACGAACCCAGGCATCGTGTGCCTCGGCTGCATACTTTCGGCTTTCGCCGGCGGCGTGGGGCGCATAATGTTTCTCAACCCGCCCAACCACCGCATCACGATATGGCGCAACCTCTTCCTGCTCGGCATAGCGCTCGGCGTGGTCTCCGTATGCGTCTACTGGGGGCTCGACCTCTACGTGGACAGGAACCTCGCCTTCGGGACGGCTCTTTACAGCGCCGTATGGGCCACGATCGTAGTGGCTCTGCTTCCGCTTTGGGAGAACATCTTCGACGTAATCTCGCCGCTGCGGCTTCTCGAGCTCAGTCATCCCTCGCAGCCGCTTATCAAGCGGCTGCAGATGGAGGCTCCAGGCACATACAACCACGTGCTGATGGTCGGCACGCTTGCCGAGGCCGCTGCGGACAAGCTGCATATGAACGGCCTATACGTAAAGGCCGGAGCCTACTATCACGACATCGGCAAGCTTAAGAACCCGCAGTATTTCGTCGAGAACCAGCGTCCAGGCAAAAACATCCACGACAGCCTGCCGCCCGAGCTCTCCGCGAAGGTGCTCATATCGCACGTGAAGGACGGCCTCGACATAGCGGCGCAGACGAATCTGCCGAAAGCGCTGCGCCCGTTCATACGCGAGCACCACGGCACGACGATACAGAAATATTTCTACGAAAAGGCGAAGGCCTTGGGCGAGGATGTGAAGGAAGAGGATTTCCGCTATCCCGGGCCGCGTCCGCAGACTCGCGAAACGGCTCTCGTCATGCTCGCCGACTCCGTAGAGGCCGCCGTCAAGGCGCGCAACAAACCGTTTGAGGACGACGCCGAGCTCGTCAAGTTCATCAAGCAGGTCATACAGAGCAAGATAGACGGCGGGCAGATGGACGACGCGGACTTCACGTTGCGGGAGATCGCCATCATCGAAGGCGCGTTCCTCGACGTGTTCCGTTCGACCTACCACTCTAGGGAGGTCAAGGACATAAACCAGATAATAAAAGAAGCGAGGCTGAAACGCGGCGACGCCGCCCCGGCCGGGGAGAAGGAGGACAAAAAAGGTGAAAACGACGATACACTGCGGTGA
- the ybeY gene encoding rRNA maturation RNase YbeY — protein sequence MKTTIHCGDLQEAACNFWNAGTAERIEKVISDYIEAEKPLPEAVAECEISLTFAGTDRMAEINKKYRDAEGPTDVLSFAMWENDEGNFEPPSDWENLPLGDIVVCPEVVAKNAAENGKSVESETALVIFHGFLHLIGFDHAEEEEKLRMWEKQERMVKDFFEE from the coding sequence GTGAAAACGACGATACACTGCGGTGATCTGCAGGAGGCGGCCTGTAATTTCTGGAACGCCGGAACCGCCGAACGCATCGAGAAAGTCATATCTGATTACATCGAAGCGGAGAAGCCGCTGCCCGAGGCCGTAGCCGAGTGCGAGATATCCCTGACCTTCGCAGGGACGGACCGGATGGCGGAAATCAACAAAAAATACCGCGACGCAGAAGGGCCGACCGACGTGCTATCGTTCGCGATGTGGGAGAACGACGAGGGAAACTTCGAGCCTCCGTCGGACTGGGAGAACCTTCCGCTTGGAGACATCGTCGTATGCCCTGAAGTAGTGGCCAAAAACGCCGCGGAAAACGGCAAAAGCGTCGAAAGCGAGACCGCGCTCGTCATATTCCACGGATTCCTCCACCTTATAGGCTTCGACCACGCCGAAGAGGAAGAGAAGCTCCGTATGTGGGAGAAGCAGGAGCGAATGGTGAAGGACTTCTTCGAGGAATAG
- a CDS encoding cytidine deaminase, producing the protein MNGSNPLSSDTAEALMAAAEEARGRAYAPYSGFSVGAAILFGDGRVVTGCNVENASYSLSICAERNAMSTAVAMGLTRPVAIAVAGPDGVFCPPCGACRQFLAEFSGGMPVIIKGEGGITSIALNELLPSGFSLKGE; encoded by the coding sequence ATGAACGGCTCGAACCCGCTTTCGTCAGATACTGCCGAGGCCCTCATGGCGGCCGCCGAAGAGGCGCGCGGCCGCGCATACGCGCCATACTCCGGCTTTTCCGTCGGCGCGGCCATACTGTTCGGCGACGGCCGCGTCGTCACGGGCTGCAACGTAGAGAACGCCAGCTACAGCCTCTCGATATGCGCGGAACGCAATGCGATGTCCACTGCCGTCGCGATGGGGCTGACCCGCCCCGTCGCAATCGCAGTGGCGGGGCCGGATGGCGTATTCTGTCCGCCGTGCGGCGCGTGCCGTCAGTTCCTCGCCGAGTTCAGCGGCGGTATGCCGGTCATAATCAAGGGTGAAGGCGGCATTACGTCGATAGCGCTGAACGAGCTGCTCCCGTCTGGATTTTCTCTGAAAGGCGAGTGA
- the era gene encoding GTPase Era, giving the protein MSSEKTYKSGFVALLGRPNVGKSSIINALLGEKVAAVSPKPQTTRNAVRCIYTTENEQIVFVDTPGIHTPKHALGDFMMKEAEEALMQVDAICYVVEAQDRAVSEKDRTILAALAGTKLPIVLAVNKTDKLANAEDYRKSAEVYAKHLDITKAVPVSAAKGRGLDELASAISAVLPEQPAIYPEDMLMDSTERFLASEVIREKIFRNTDEEVPHGVAVVIDEFKSPDEYPDRKVCTIRATIVVDRPGQKGIIIGKNGAKLKQIGSEARAELEEKFGYKVFLQLWVKVRPGWRKSPEELRRLGYGA; this is encoded by the coding sequence ATGAGCTCCGAAAAAACTTATAAGAGCGGATTCGTGGCGCTGCTCGGACGTCCGAACGTCGGCAAGTCGTCGATTATAAACGCGCTGCTCGGAGAGAAGGTCGCGGCCGTCTCTCCGAAGCCGCAGACTACGCGCAACGCCGTCCGCTGCATATACACCACGGAAAACGAGCAGATAGTATTCGTCGATACTCCAGGCATCCACACGCCGAAGCACGCGCTGGGCGACTTTATGATGAAGGAGGCCGAGGAGGCGCTGATGCAGGTCGATGCGATATGCTACGTAGTCGAGGCGCAGGACAGGGCCGTGAGCGAGAAAGACCGCACGATACTCGCGGCGCTCGCCGGGACGAAGCTACCGATAGTCCTCGCAGTGAACAAGACCGACAAGCTCGCTAACGCGGAAGACTACAGAAAGAGCGCCGAGGTCTACGCAAAACACCTGGACATCACAAAAGCCGTTCCCGTGTCGGCGGCGAAGGGCCGCGGCCTTGATGAGCTGGCGTCGGCGATAAGCGCCGTGCTCCCAGAGCAGCCAGCGATATACCCGGAGGATATGCTCATGGACTCGACCGAGAGATTCCTCGCCTCCGAGGTCATACGCGAGAAGATTTTCCGCAACACGGACGAGGAGGTGCCGCACGGCGTAGCCGTCGTAATCGACGAGTTCAAGAGCCCCGACGAATATCCCGACAGGAAGGTCTGCACGATACGCGCGACCATAGTTGTAGACCGTCCCGGGCAGAAGGGTATAATCATCGGCAAAAACGGCGCGAAGCTGAAACAGATCGGCAGCGAGGCGCGCGCGGAGCTTGAAGAAAAGTTCGGCTACAAGGTCTTTCTTCAGCTCTGGGTCAAGGTGCGTCCCGGGTGGCGCAAGTCGCCCGAGGAGCTCAGGCGGCTGGGGTACGGCGCTTGA
- the recO gene encoding DNA repair protein RecO, whose protein sequence is MISDDLSQGYYKESGTVLLRKEDSKGGRSLLLFLRGFGPRWASAPSSGGKNRFGGAAEPMVWGCFSLYQSPARLYLQSADIKEDFLALRSSPAALSCAARLYRLTANEAPSGCSNDGLLRALWNAMLELRGGAKPAAVEFRYMWRLLAVMGTAPSLSICAGCGGELAVGALFTGEGLLCENCARGAKGTPVSERELSVLRAAAGLPHDKFVEWAAKCDAKEIYAANIKKLSSYFRNLR, encoded by the coding sequence TTGATCTCCGACGATCTCAGCCAGGGCTACTACAAAGAGAGCGGGACCGTACTCCTTAGGAAAGAGGATTCCAAGGGGGGGCGGTCCCTTCTGTTATTCCTGCGCGGCTTCGGCCCTAGGTGGGCCTCAGCGCCGTCGTCCGGCGGGAAGAACCGCTTCGGCGGCGCGGCGGAGCCGATGGTGTGGGGGTGCTTCTCGCTCTATCAGAGTCCGGCGCGTCTCTATCTCCAGTCGGCGGACATAAAAGAAGACTTCCTCGCGCTGCGTTCGTCTCCGGCTGCTCTGAGCTGCGCGGCGCGCCTTTACAGGCTTACGGCGAACGAAGCTCCGTCCGGCTGTTCCAACGACGGCCTGCTCCGCGCTTTGTGGAACGCGATGCTCGAGCTGCGCGGCGGGGCTAAGCCGGCGGCTGTCGAATTCCGCTACATGTGGCGGCTGCTCGCCGTCATGGGCACGGCTCCGTCGCTTTCGATCTGCGCCGGCTGCGGCGGAGAGCTCGCCGTCGGAGCGCTCTTCACCGGCGAAGGGCTGCTATGCGAAAACTGCGCGCGCGGCGCGAAGGGGACGCCCGTTTCCGAACGCGAGCTCTCCGTACTGCGCGCGGCGGCGGGGCTGCCGCACGATAAATTTGTGGAATGGGCCGCTAAGTGCGACGCTAAAGAAATTTATGCGGCGAATATAAAAAAATTGTCGTCTTATTTTAGAAATTTGCGCTAA
- the glyQ gene encoding glycine--tRNA ligase subunit alpha: MNFQDLIMRLEHFWASQGCVIQQPYDLEVGAGTMNPATTLRVLGPEPWRVAYVEPSRRPTDGRYGENPNRLQHYYQYQVIIQPAPDNIQELYIESLKCLGIDPAEHDIRFVEDDWENPTTGAWGLGWEVWLDGMEITQFTYFQQMGAVDMDVVPAELTYGLERITMFVQKVNNVYDLQWVDDITYGDVHHKGEVEHSTYNFEIADTDMLFELFNKYEAESRRVLEAGLVLPAYDYVLKCSHSFNLLDARNAISVTERTSYIGRVRALASACCHAYLRQREEMGYPLMHKFDKFIKGGER, from the coding sequence GTGAACTTTCAGGATCTAATTATGCGCCTGGAACATTTTTGGGCTTCTCAGGGCTGCGTAATACAGCAGCCGTACGATTTGGAGGTCGGCGCCGGTACCATGAACCCTGCGACGACGCTGAGAGTCCTTGGACCCGAGCCGTGGCGCGTCGCCTACGTCGAGCCGTCGAGAAGACCGACCGACGGACGCTACGGCGAGAACCCGAACCGCCTTCAGCATTATTATCAGTATCAGGTCATCATCCAGCCTGCTCCCGACAACATTCAGGAGCTTTACATCGAGAGCCTGAAATGCCTCGGAATAGACCCCGCCGAGCACGACATACGCTTCGTCGAGGACGACTGGGAGAACCCGACCACGGGGGCCTGGGGCCTCGGCTGGGAGGTATGGCTCGACGGTATGGAGATAACGCAGTTTACGTACTTCCAGCAGATGGGCGCGGTCGACATGGACGTGGTTCCGGCGGAGCTGACATACGGGCTCGAGAGAATCACGATGTTCGTCCAGAAGGTCAACAACGTCTACGACCTGCAGTGGGTCGACGACATCACCTACGGCGACGTGCATCACAAGGGCGAGGTAGAGCACTCGACCTATAACTTCGAGATCGCAGACACCGACATGCTCTTCGAGCTGTTCAATAAATACGAGGCCGAGTCCAGAAGGGTCCTCGAGGCCGGTCTTGTGCTTCCCGCATACGATTACGTGCTAAAGTGCTCGCATTCTTTCAACCTGCTCGACGCGCGCAACGCGATAAGCGTCACGGAACGCACGAGCTACATAGGCCGCGTCCGCGCTCTGGCGAGCGCCTGCTGCCACGCCTACCTCAGGCAGCGCGAGGAAATGGGCTACCCGCTCATGCATAAATTCGATAAATTTATAAAAGGAGGCGAGCGGTAA
- the glyS gene encoding glycine--tRNA ligase subunit beta, translating to MTDLLFEIGTEEIPARFMPKALADLAQYAAEELDGAHIAHGDIKTECTPRRLVLKVADVAERQDDAVEVSKGPLKAQAFGADGSPTKAAQGFARSRGVEVSELKVETIGNAEYVVAEKRTAGQPSAVVLPQLLEKIMHRLSFPKSMYWAEKTVRFARPVRWLVALYGDKPLDVAFGGVKSGTTSRGHRFMGKEAVEIKDADSYDAAMRENFVITDPEERKAMILAGVAEIEKELGAKVTVDPALLEENVHLNEYPIPFYGSFEKEFLDIPAEVLILSMAKNQRYFPVHGADGRLMPNFIGVSNNRAKDMAVVREGNERVLRARLYDAAFFWKEDQKKSLDAHAEELKNVTYQEKLGTVYDKVQRIKKLTLWLAEVLKADVDMSNLARACDLAKADLVTSMVYEFSDVQGIMGREYARKAGEPEEVALAIYEQYLPRFAGDELPSHVDGALLGIGERLDTLSAIYKIGMEPTSSQDPYGLRRAARTINELIWGLSLDVDLDAALEMAAGLLEMPAERLEKLKSFIAQRQQVQLREKGFNHEAVALAIQAAPSRPLQIYRLAEVLTKAAGEPWFDELVTAAVRVKNLLAKAEGEPGKVDPSKFGSDSERKLYEELEKLTGKAREAVEKCDWETLAAVMAELAPVIAQFFNDVLVMDKDPEIRANRIALLNECQKFFMQIGDFSILK from the coding sequence ATGACCGACCTTCTCTTTGAAATAGGGACGGAAGAAATCCCCGCGAGGTTTATGCCGAAGGCCCTCGCCGACCTGGCGCAGTACGCCGCCGAGGAGCTCGACGGCGCTCACATAGCGCACGGCGATATAAAGACCGAATGCACGCCGCGCCGCCTCGTGCTTAAAGTCGCGGACGTCGCCGAACGTCAGGACGACGCCGTAGAAGTCTCGAAAGGCCCGCTCAAAGCTCAGGCTTTCGGCGCCGACGGCAGCCCGACCAAGGCAGCTCAAGGCTTCGCACGCAGCCGCGGAGTGGAAGTCTCCGAGCTGAAGGTCGAGACTATAGGAAACGCCGAATACGTCGTCGCGGAGAAGCGTACCGCGGGACAGCCCTCCGCCGTGGTGCTGCCGCAGCTTCTCGAGAAGATAATGCACCGTCTCTCCTTCCCCAAGAGCATGTACTGGGCGGAGAAGACTGTCCGCTTCGCGCGCCCCGTCCGCTGGCTCGTCGCTCTCTACGGCGACAAGCCGCTCGACGTCGCTTTCGGAGGCGTAAAGAGCGGCACGACTTCCCGCGGCCACCGCTTCATGGGCAAGGAAGCGGTCGAAATCAAAGACGCCGATTCCTACGACGCCGCAATGCGCGAAAACTTCGTAATAACAGACCCCGAGGAACGCAAGGCAATGATCCTCGCCGGAGTCGCCGAGATAGAGAAAGAGCTTGGCGCGAAGGTTACGGTAGACCCCGCGCTGCTTGAGGAGAACGTACACCTCAACGAGTACCCGATACCCTTCTACGGCAGCTTCGAAAAGGAATTCCTAGACATCCCAGCCGAAGTGCTCATTCTATCGATGGCGAAGAACCAGCGTTACTTCCCGGTTCACGGCGCGGACGGCAGGCTTATGCCGAACTTTATCGGCGTCAGCAACAACCGCGCGAAGGACATGGCCGTCGTACGCGAGGGCAACGAGCGCGTCCTGCGCGCGCGCCTCTACGACGCCGCCTTCTTCTGGAAGGAAGACCAGAAAAAGTCGCTCGACGCCCACGCTGAGGAGCTTAAGAACGTAACGTATCAGGAAAAACTCGGCACGGTCTACGACAAAGTGCAGAGAATAAAGAAGCTGACGCTGTGGCTCGCCGAGGTCCTCAAGGCAGACGTGGACATGTCCAACCTCGCCCGCGCCTGCGATCTCGCGAAGGCCGACCTCGTCACGAGCATGGTCTACGAGTTCTCGGATGTGCAGGGCATCATGGGCCGCGAGTACGCTCGCAAGGCAGGCGAGCCCGAAGAGGTAGCGCTCGCCATATATGAGCAGTATCTGCCGCGCTTCGCTGGGGACGAGCTCCCCTCGCATGTCGACGGAGCGCTGCTCGGCATCGGCGAAAGGCTAGACACGCTTTCCGCTATTTATAAGATAGGAATGGAGCCGACGTCTTCGCAGGATCCCTACGGGCTTCGCCGCGCGGCGAGGACTATAAACGAGCTCATCTGGGGGCTGTCGCTCGACGTCGATCTCGACGCGGCTCTTGAAATGGCGGCCGGACTTCTTGAAATGCCGGCCGAACGCCTTGAAAAGCTCAAATCCTTCATCGCGCAGCGCCAGCAGGTCCAGCTACGCGAAAAGGGCTTCAATCACGAGGCCGTAGCGCTCGCGATCCAGGCAGCGCCGTCGCGTCCGCTTCAGATTTACCGTCTCGCGGAAGTCCTGACGAAGGCGGCCGGCGAACCGTGGTTCGACGAACTCGTGACCGCCGCCGTGCGCGTCAAGAACCTTCTCGCAAAGGCGGAAGGCGAGCCAGGCAAGGTGGACCCGTCGAAATTCGGATCCGACTCCGAGCGCAAGCTCTACGAGGAGCTTGAAAAGCTCACGGGCAAGGCGCGCGAGGCTGTGGAGAAGTGCGACTGGGAGACGCTGGCGGCCGTCATGGCCGAGCTCGCGCCGGTCATCGCGCAGTTCTTCAACGACGTCTTAGTCATGGACAAGGATCCTGAGATCCGCGCCAACCGCATAGCGCTCCTTAACGAGTGCCAGAAATTCTTCATGCAGATAGGTGATTTCAGCATACTGAAATAG
- the ppdK gene encoding pyruvate, phosphate dikinase yields MSSTKYIYDFSEGSADMRMLLGGKGANLAQMWKIGLPVPPGFIITTEACHQYWKENDFISGIWSDVEAAVGRVEKLTGKNFGSSENPLLVSVRSGAPVSMPGMMDTILNLGLNDDTVTALAKSSGNERFAYDSYRRFIQMFSDVVLGVDLDKFEKRLEQAREAAGVKEDYKIPAEELKKLVEDYKKIVEEAGHTFPTDPWTQLRLAIDAVFRSWNTPRAITYRKINNIPEDYGTAVNVVTMVFGNLGDDCGTGVCFTRSPSTGENKLFGEYLINAQGEDVVAGIRTPMPIASLGETMPEVYKQFCDIAKLLENHYRDAQDIEFTVEKGKLYILQTRNGKRTAAAAVRIAMDMLHEGLIDAKTAVSRVAPEQVEQLLHPQLDPKAKRDVLVKGLPASPGAAVGKVVFDADEAAERGGKGEKIILVRPETTPDDIHGLFAAQGVLTSHGGMTSHAAVVARGLGKPCVSGAESVKIDLAGETFTVNGVTVKKDDYLTLDGSTGDVIVGKIDLIDPQFDDNFRELLDDADKIAHLQVWANADTPEDARRARAFGAKGVGLCRTEHMFMDADRLPVMQEMVVSSTKEERIAQLDKLQVMQEADFYGIFEAMEGLPVTIRLLDPPLHEFLPKIPELTKALETLDPNSAEAKKIQATIARARELHEQNPMLGFRGCRLGMIYPEIYEMQVRAIFDAACKLTKKGVKVIPDIMIPLVGTKEEMKRMRALVDEVAEQKLKEHGVELEYLVGTMIEVPRAAMVADQLAEYAQFFSCGTNDLTQTTFGYSRDDAEGKFLGQYVEMGVFEANPFAQLDRDGVGGLMKIAVEKGRATRPEIKIGICGEHGGNPSSIAFCNSLGLNYVSCSPFRVPVARLSAALAAIGVIK; encoded by the coding sequence ATGTCGTCAACTAAGTACATCTACGATTTCAGCGAGGGCAGCGCCGATATGCGCATGCTTCTCGGCGGCAAGGGCGCGAATCTCGCGCAGATGTGGAAGATCGGGCTTCCGGTGCCGCCGGGCTTTATCATCACCACAGAGGCCTGCCATCAGTACTGGAAAGAGAACGACTTCATCTCCGGCATATGGAGCGACGTCGAGGCCGCGGTAGGCCGCGTCGAGAAGCTCACGGGGAAGAACTTCGGCTCGTCCGAAAATCCGCTGCTCGTATCCGTGCGTTCCGGAGCGCCGGTGTCGATGCCCGGAATGATGGACACCATACTGAACCTCGGGCTCAACGACGACACGGTGACGGCTCTCGCTAAATCGTCCGGCAACGAAAGATTCGCCTACGACAGCTACCGCCGCTTCATCCAGATGTTCTCCGACGTCGTCCTCGGCGTCGACCTCGACAAGTTTGAAAAGCGCCTCGAGCAGGCGAGGGAAGCCGCCGGCGTCAAGGAAGACTACAAGATTCCCGCCGAAGAGCTCAAGAAGCTCGTTGAAGACTACAAGAAGATAGTCGAAGAGGCCGGTCACACCTTCCCGACCGACCCGTGGACGCAGCTCCGCCTCGCCATCGACGCCGTATTCCGCAGCTGGAACACGCCGCGCGCCATCACCTACCGCAAGATCAACAACATCCCCGAGGACTACGGCACGGCGGTCAACGTCGTCACAATGGTCTTCGGAAACCTCGGAGACGACTGCGGCACCGGCGTCTGCTTCACGAGAAGCCCCTCGACCGGTGAAAACAAGCTCTTCGGCGAATACCTCATCAACGCCCAGGGCGAAGACGTCGTCGCCGGTATCCGCACGCCTATGCCCATCGCCTCGCTCGGCGAGACCATGCCCGAAGTCTACAAGCAGTTCTGCGACATCGCGAAACTCCTTGAGAACCACTACCGCGACGCTCAGGACATCGAGTTCACGGTAGAAAAGGGCAAACTCTACATCCTCCAGACGAGAAACGGCAAGCGCACCGCCGCCGCCGCCGTCAGAATCGCTATGGACATGCTCCACGAGGGCCTCATCGACGCCAAGACCGCAGTCTCGCGCGTAGCCCCCGAGCAGGTCGAACAGCTTCTCCACCCGCAGCTCGACCCGAAGGCGAAGCGCGACGTCCTCGTCAAGGGACTTCCCGCCTCTCCGGGCGCTGCCGTCGGTAAAGTCGTATTCGACGCCGACGAAGCGGCCGAGCGCGGCGGAAAAGGCGAGAAGATCATCCTCGTCCGTCCCGAGACCACCCCTGACGACATCCACGGCCTCTTCGCGGCCCAGGGCGTCCTCACGAGCCACGGCGGAATGACGAGCCACGCCGCCGTCGTAGCCCGCGGACTCGGCAAGCCCTGCGTCTCCGGCGCGGAAAGCGTCAAGATAGACCTCGCCGGCGAGACCTTCACGGTTAACGGCGTAACGGTCAAGAAGGACGACTACCTCACGCTCGACGGCAGCACCGGCGACGTGATAGTGGGCAAGATAGACCTCATCGACCCGCAGTTCGACGACAACTTCCGCGAACTCCTCGACGACGCCGACAAGATCGCCCACCTCCAGGTCTGGGCCAACGCCGACACTCCGGAAGACGCGCGCCGCGCCCGCGCCTTCGGAGCCAAAGGCGTAGGCCTCTGCCGCACCGAGCACATGTTCATGGACGCCGACCGCCTGCCGGTAATGCAGGAAATGGTCGTTTCCTCCACGAAAGAAGAGAGAATAGCGCAGCTTGACAAGCTCCAGGTCATGCAGGAAGCCGACTTCTACGGCATCTTCGAGGCGATGGAAGGGCTGCCCGTCACGATACGCCTCCTCGACCCGCCGCTCCATGAGTTCCTTCCGAAGATACCGGAGCTCACAAAGGCCCTCGAGACGCTCGACCCGAACAGCGCAGAGGCCAAGAAGATACAGGCCACCATCGCCCGCGCCCGCGAACTTCACGAGCAGAACCCGATGCTCGGATTCCGCGGCTGCCGTCTCGGCATGATCTATCCTGAAATCTACGAGATGCAGGTACGCGCCATATTCGACGCAGCCTGCAAACTCACGAAGAAGGGCGTAAAGGTCATCCCCGACATCATGATCCCGCTCGTCGGCACGAAGGAAGAAATGAAGCGCATGCGCGCCCTCGTAGATGAAGTGGCGGAGCAGAAGCTCAAGGAGCACGGCGTTGAACTCGAGTACCTCGTCGGAACGATGATCGAAGTCCCGCGCGCCGCGATGGTCGCCGACCAGCTCGCCGAATACGCTCAGTTCTTCAGCTGCGGCACCAACGACCTCACGCAGACCACCTTCGGCTACTCGCGCGACGACGCGGAAGGCAAGTTCCTCGGTCAGTACGTCGAAATGGGCGTATTCGAGGCGAACCCCTTCGCGCAGCTTGACCGCGACGGCGTAGGCGGACTTATGAAGATCGCCGTTGAGAAGGGCAGAGCCACGCGTCCCGAAATCAAGATCGGTATCTGCGGAGAGCACGGCGGCAACCCGTCGAGCATCGCCTTCTGCAACAGCCTCGGCCTCAACTACGTAAGCTGCTCGCCGTTCCGCGTCCCCGTGGCGAGACTCTCAGCCGCGCTCGCAGCGATAGGCGTAATAAAATAA